A segment of the Arachis hypogaea cultivar Tifrunner chromosome 5, arahy.Tifrunner.gnm2.J5K5, whole genome shotgun sequence genome:
CACCTTACTAATGCCATACCAGTCCTACCCTCTTCTGAATTCCATAGGAATCTTCTCTATAGCGAAATCAATTTCTCAGCAACAGCTTTTGGCATCTTGAACAAGCTGAAATAGTATACTGGCAGACTGTTCAACACTGATTTGATAAGCACCAACTTCCTAGCTTTGTTTAGAACCTTGGCTTTCCACAAGCTGAGTTTCTCCTCCACCTTGTCTATTATAGGCTTTCATGTCTTCACCAACCTCGGATTATCTCCTAGAGAGATTCCAAGGTATTTAACTGGAAGGGCATCCCCCTTACAACCCAGCAAGTTACACATACGCTCGACCCATTGCTCCTCACAATTAATTGGAATCAGGTTGGACTTATCAAAATTGATACTCAGGCCTGACATCAACTCGAAGAATCGCAGAAGCCTCTTGTAATTCTTAATAGTCTCCTCTTCTGGTGGGCAAAAGAGGATAATGTCATAAGCAAACTAAAGGTGTGACAATGCTACACTATCTCTACCAACCAGCAACGGTGATATACGACCATTACTCACTGCCTCTCCAATCATTCGGTGCAGTACATCCACAACCAGTACAAACAAGAACAGAGATAGTGGGTCACCTTGTCTCAAACCTCTTTCCATGTTGAAAGGCTTAGACGGCGAGCCGTTTATCAGCACCGACATAGATGCAGTAGCTACACACTCCATAACCCATGCTCTCCATTTATGCCCAAATCCCATATTTTGCAGCACAATGTTCACAAAGCTCCAGTTGACCCTGTCATACGCTTTTTGGAAGTCAAGCTTGATTAGGGCAGCCTCTTTTTTCCTCGGTTTAAGCCAGTTAACTGTTTCGCACGCAATAAGCACCCCATCATGGATTTTCCTTCCCTGTACAAACGCACTCTGGGTCTCTCCTACTAATGCTGGCATCACTAATCTCATCCTCCTAACTAGCATCTTCGAAATAACCTTATACACACACCTCTACCATACTAATAGGTTGCAAGTCTTTAATCTCCTTCGCACCTATGAATTTAGGTGCCAGCGCCACCCAAGTGATATTGGCATCCGCCGGTAGCCTGGCCATCTGAAAAAACCCCATCACGGCAGCCGTGAATTCAAAACCAATCTCATTCCAACATCTCTTGATGAAGTTCATGTTGTATCCGTCACACCCTGGCGCCTTGGAGGACTCACAGTCCCACACAGCCTCTCTGATCTCCTCGGCCGACGGCATCACTTCTAGAGCCATTGCATCCTCCTCACCTATTTGAACCACCAGACCATCTCTGAAATGCATAATAGGAGAGTCTTCCTGATGATATAAATCCTTATAAAACTCTCTGATAGCCACCTTTATTCTAGCTTGATTCCGAACCAGCCTGCCGTTGATAACTAGAGTATCAATCCTATTGTTCCGCCTTCTTGCTGAAACTATATTGTGAAAGTATCTTGTATTTCTGTCCATATCATTTACGTGCCGAGACcgcgacatctgcttccaatgtacTTCTTTTCTCATATACCATCGCTCACAGCACTTAACCAATGCCTTTTTTCTAGCCTCCAGTGTTCCATCATATATTCTATTGCTGACCATATCATCAATCCTCTTGATCTCTTccttaaactttataattttcttATCCATCTCACTGAAATTTTCCTTATGCCATCTTCTCAGTGGTTCTGTCAGCGCCTTCAATTTATCTGTGAACTGTAGCTCCCCCAAACCTTTTCATTTCTCCTTCACCATTCTGAGAAAATCCTCATACATAAACCACGAATCAAGATTCCGGAACGACTTCACACCTTCTCTCAGCTTCCTATCCTCCACTATTAGCGGACAGTGATCTGACAAACCCTTTAGTCTACCTCGCATATGTACTATAATACATATAAAAGGAAGTTtactatttatataaaaaatatgcacatcATAAATATTTAACTGCGCCATTTGATGTATACTAAGTCAATTAACTCCTAATTTCCAACTTAACTTACTTCATCAAATTATTGTTACATgaactattatttttaataaatataattgtacAAGTTATATATCGTTAAATAACAGATTCATAAAATAGTTTCACGATATGCATAATTTGAGCTTGTAAGTTAAGAAAAAGTATATGGTATTAATATATTATCTGTTAATTTATtatcaacaataattaatattaaagatatttttaatagaaGACAGTTTTAAAAAGACATACTCAGAAGATATATTTACAAAATTATTTCTATTAGAcattatcattaaaaaaatatttttattaaacatatCCAAAAAATTCTTCTATTAAACACCGTCATAAAtaaaaatttgcagaaattaataaaatttttgttagttACGTAACGAAATTGATAAGTTAATTACTATATGCAACTAATGTTCAAAATTTTCTAGCCACTATGCATATAGGTGACGTTAGAGTGTCTATGGTTATAGTAATTATAGTAATTATTAATgctattaaaattaaagttatattttttataatttaaaatactttttcttttgttttttaaattataaaatgttttcaaaaagaaaaaatgttaatTTAATTTCAGCAATATATTTTAAGACTCCATGACTAATTCACTATTATTGCCACCGTAACATAAGCAACATAGTCGACACCTTCTAATTTTACTGATATGATATTCACTATCTTATCCTTTGCATTGAAACCATTTATGGAACGAAATTTCCACCTTATAGTTGATATTCTATATGCTTATTATAGGCCGTTATTTTTTCTGATAGTCCCCAAAACCAGTGTAACTAACTAACCCACCATGTGAATAATAAAGAGAATTAGAAGAGAATCTATTCTATaaatatatgaaaataaaaaataatgaaatagtTGGTGGATGACGAAGCTAAGGTTTTAGAATATGCTTAAAGTAAAAGGTTAATCTTGCATGTGGAGAATATATCCCTTGAAAGTTAAAACTTACGATTTTTATCAACATTTTATAAATGATCCAAAAGAAGCTTccacttttttttaatttgttttattttatttttgatatgtcAGATCTCttagaatttttattctaattgtggtccaatttgttaatataaaaattaatttaggtggtgttgtaattattaattaattatattggcAGTTAGTCTCTTTTTTGATGGAAAGAACACGATTATTCATAAACTTTATAAAGTTTGAGTCCCCAATTCTGATTACATAATAACAAACAAACACACTTTGATTCCACCTGAGCACTACAATATTTTTGGCCTAAGGTAACCCTTATTCGAAGCAACATTTAATAAAAGTTGCCTTAGATAAAAAAATACAACATGTTTTAAGGGTTGCCTTTGAGTAAGGCAAAGATAACAAATCTTTGGTCACCCACAAAAATTGTTGTCTTTGATATCTAAAGcaacacttaaaaaatattgcaatataaaacattaaagacaacatttttaaataaaaatacaacattttataagggttataaaaaattgaataaataacttTTATAAAAAGTTACCTGAAATCATTCATACCTAAAAATTTTAGAGGAAAACTTTTAATCATATTCCCTCCAAATAATTATTTCTCAATCaaataacttagaaaaaaaaagaaaagctacTAGGTGATTTCCATTGCTTCGTTCATCACTGCCACCCACCGTTCGAAAAAAAGGGAAAAGCCCTAACTCTCCAAATCAACCTAGACGGTGCGACACGAACAGCAGCAGGTCTCGACCCAGACGGCGCGACACGAATGGCGGCAGGTCTCGTTCGCGTACGAGAGCAGGTCTCTGTCGGCAACGACGCGGTGCTCCTTTTCATAGGTGTCGGCGCGTTTCTCTCCTCCACAGGCGTCGGCAAGTTGCTCTCCTCCACAAGCGTCGGCGTGTTGCTCTCCTCCTCCTGTCTCAGCTCCACGTCGCAGTCACCTTCGAGAAACCcctttccttcttccttctcttccCCTGTCTCGCCTCCTCCTCTTCGTAAGCTCAGACAACACTACATGCAGCGGTAACCCCCTTCCGCCTCCTCTGCGTGTTGCTTGGTAAGAAGCTTCTGATTTTTACtatgaaatggattttctgaatactttgattttgaatgaaaattggaaatgttttgaattttaatatgaaaatagaatttttgaatgcatttattctaaattttcgcCATGGGAATGTTCTGAATGTACTGAATTTTAGTAATACATAAAGCTGTTATATCATGTATTTCATGTTGATGCTTATTTTACATTGATTCTTGCAGTAAACCCCCAATTGAAGAGCTGCACCAGTTCTTGAAATTTCAGTTGCCAAAGCTATATGTGAATCCATCACAGGTAAACATTTTCCTTCTTGGCCCTGGACATCTAGCTATTTCTTGGCTCACTACAACATTTTCAGGTTGAGGcaacatttaaaaagtgttgCCTAAAAGCTGATAAAATGTTGCTTTTGATCTATAGTAACACTTTTGGACCTAAGGAAACGTTTTTAGGCGGCGTTGCATATGCAGCCGTTGCCTTAGATCAAGGCAacacttttttgtttcaaaagcaacgcttttgagagcaacacttggtaagtgttgcctttagttgaaaaacaacaacacttcAAATGTATGTTTGAGACAACAATTTTTCAGTGTTgtcttttcttttatattttggcCACTACTAACAAGTGTTGCCTATTTGCAATAAAATGCAACCCTTTTACGTGTTGCTTATAAGTTTGAGTTCGCAATACTTTGAAGTGTTGTCTATTAGTTATGAATATGCAACCTTTTAAAGCattgccttttcttttggatatgcaacctaTACAAGTGTTGCCTTTTTTTTAGATATGCAACCTATACAAGTGTTgttttttcttttggatatgcaaccatacaagtgttgtctaatattcaaaatatgcaactaataGAAGGGTTGCTTCTTTGGTAAAAATAAAAGttacttttgtaataaaaatacacaaaaataaattatttaataaataaagagacaaaataactaataataaaattctaattaaaatagatattaaaaggtttaattagtatttcaaatacatgttcatcaataattctcaacaaaataataaaattcttgtctaacaataattgtcataacaaaatagtaattaatatttatcaaaaaaatatcaatttacttgcatattttatatccatGCTTGACTTTTCCCATATGCTAAATCTGCAAATAATACACAACAAAAAAGTATAGTATTAAAactgaaaaattataataaatatttcttTATGATATTAAATACTATAGATATAAAAGTAAATTACCAGCTCATACTTTAGGATCTTTATACGATAGGAGAAGCAAATTAAAACATGTTTTAAATtagcaaaacaaattaaaacatgCCACTCAAACACAAATTACAACAAATAGTACAAGTTTCAAATAGTTGTGAACTTAAAAATATCTCCCGAAGAATCCCTGTTGACCTCATTTGAGACCATAATTACTTTCTAAACCCAGAAGCATAAAATAGTAGTTATGTCATTTACCTCAATACAAAACTCTCCAATTTCTAGTTCCTTAGCAACTGTTGCAGTCAATCCAGCAGCAGATGATGATTTCCCAGATGTATAAACAGATCTTTAGCAACCATAAAACAATTGAACCAGAAAACGATTGTTATAGCCAATAAGAAAAGCAATATTTGCATTGCTAATAATAGTAGAAGACAGATGTGTGGAGTCTCAAAGAAGTCACCTGAATTAGAACCTTCACTTTCTCAATAAAATTATTGAGACGTCCAATTTTTGAGTCCACGGCTACTTGTCTCTTATTTTTCCAACGTTCAATATTggattcattggtgaaaattacCTATAATAAATGATAGCGAGACAATAAACATCATAGAGAaccagaaatgccattattatcTATTCATTTTAGTTAAATTGTGACCATCACAAGATACAAATAAAGGAGGATGAGCATAGAAGAGttctaaaaatcaaacaaaattctacagccatttttttaaaaataaaacagacGCACCAGCTTGTACCCATCCTTGTATAAGCTTTGTAGTTTATCAGGAATTGAAGGATACATGAGGGACTAAACGTCTGCACCCActctgtaaataaataaataaataaataaataagcttCTTAATACATCATATCAACAGGTTGTAATTTATAAAAGATAttaaatccaacagcatcaataaATATAATAGCAAATCTTAGACTTCAGATTTAAGCATACTTATTCACAGCATTTTTTGCAAGACACCCATCAAAATCAAATGCAGCAATTTTACTTTAGTCATTCAGGCCATCATCCTGCAGTTATAAGAATCCATAACATAGAATAAAGTGAAATGGGTGAAAATATATAGGCTGCGTGAATTCTAGACGATTGAGTACCTCATTTTTTTCAACTGGCTATCTACAAATCTATATCAACCAGAAGATGTAATGCTGCAAATTCTGACCTGTatctatttgataaaaaaaaggtACCTAGTAATCTCACCCGTTCAGGATATATGATTGTCTGAAATGCTTTCCATTTTGGTAAGAGGGTAGCATCTTGTATCAGGTAATCATTCATTGAATATAGGAAGAgccaaaaaaatagagaaatatagAAATAGTTTAGAGGATAAGAATTAAGACCATAACAATATAAACATGATAGACTTTCAGTTTTTCACCATTAGGCACTAAAGCCATTACTAGGTCATCAAAATAAACAAGAGAAAGGGAAAATCTTACCTTGTACTTGCTCTTCACTTCAGAAACTAAAAAGTTAATATCCTCTACTACTTCAATGTCTGATTCACACAGCTACATGCAATAAACATGAAGAACAAAGGGAGTTAACAGTAAATCCAATTTAAGCTGATGTATAGCATTTGATGGAGAAAACAAGCATTGGCAAACAACCTAAACCAACAATTTGACATCCAACCAGCCAAGGGTGTTGGCACAGGTGCTGGAGTAGGTTGAAAAGGCTATACACATTAACCACAGAATAGTCCAGCACCAAAATAAGAACCAAAAGATAACAATATGTAATGCCTATGAAACCAAATCAGTAAAGTAGCCCACCCCATGTGCACCAATAGGAGGAAACCGTCCAGCCTTTGACAAGGATCCTAGCAGCAGATTATTAGCAGGAAATGGAGCTCTTGCACCGTTGGGTTGTCCACATGAGTAATCCAcaaatcattgaaaggtgaaaCTTGACATTTAGTTAGTTAGTATATTACTATATCAAGGATCATAAATAGAAAACCTTGGTACCAGAGCATATGGTCGTACAATGCAAACATTAAAACGTAGAAAACCAAATACAAAAACCTAGATAACCTTTTCCATGATGACGAGAAGCTGGCATCCTTGGAAGAAAGCCAAGAGAACTGTGTCTTGGGTGATCGAACTTCCTATAAGACATCTTATCCTAATTCAACCATAAAAGAAGAATTAATTTGTAAACGCATATCTAACATGACATAACTGTAACAGATCCATCAAAGTAACTAAAAAGGCAACATGAATTATAACATTGTCTGgagtaaattaattaatatccACAATATCAAATGCACATAGATCAGAGCATACATTTACAATCGAATACTACCGGAGGATAGAATTAGAGTGAAGAAAAGTAACATTTTTGTTGGAAGATAAGTATGAAAATAGTACAGCAGTGGTGGCAATgcatttttgttaaatatatctATGAAAAGAGTTCTTACACAAAAACTGAGACATGTTTTGAGAATTTATGACTGCAACCACTACTATACACCAGCATAAGCAGCTACTACCAAACCAACACACGCAAAAATTTTATCAAGCACATGTCTACATCACAACAGAAAGGCACTCAGTTTCTAAGTTTAAAGGTGCATACAATCAAAACATACATATACTCAGTTGCACACAGAAGATGTAAACAGCAATAGAATTGATTTACCGCATAGTCCTCTTGTGTAAGATGTATTACAATCCATGTATTGAAAATAAATAGAATTCCTATTGACAAGAATTGAGTAGCTGAAATCATGATATCCACATTTCACACACTAAGAAAGAAGATCAGCAAGCCATGTTATGTAAGGTAGcatcagaaaaaaaagaaagaatgaatgaaATACTATTTTATCGAAAATCTGAAACAGTTAAATTAAAATCACATTGCTAAATTGTGATtactgaaaaaagaaaaaataatttaaatcgaAACCTAAAAGCCACTTGAATTGAAGGTGCACGACAAATTGGTAGAGTGTTTGTCCTTTGACATGTTCGAATTCGAAActgcaaaaacaaagaaaagaagaaaaggattATGTGAGCTTCTTCAATCGATTAGAGCATATCAGAGATTTCAGAATGACAGAGTAGAGCAGAGGTTTCAGAATAGTGCGAGCAGAAGAACACGGTGGAGCAGCGATAGAGTCGATGACTACGGTGGAGATCGCGGAGGCACATGTGCGTGCCGGAGCGAACTGCATCATGTGTAAGGAAGCATTTGAACTACGGGTGGAGGCGCATGAGCTTCCATAGCTTTCGATTCGGAATACGTGCCCTGTGTGTTGAAACGAGCTTCCTTTGGATTAGAATTCGTTGATGTCAGGTTCAATTGATGAGGAATCAATTGAATTAATGATTTGGAGGATGCCGGGAAGAGGATTCTCCATCGGTAGGTTTCTGGTGGCCGAAGAACCGGCGAGAACCATCTTCCGGTCATGTACACAGAGATGGACGAAGCATTGAACCCTACCAGAGCTCCAATGAGGATTTCACGTTATGTGAAGAGAAATAGGGTTAAGGAAAGTCATGGTTTCGTAGAGTTTGTagggtttttcaaaattttatgtaaatttttGGAAGATTGGTTCTAGCaggtctaattttttttggaagatTGGAGTTCTAGTTACCCTTTCTCGGGAACTATTTAGAGAATACGTTAATACAAATGGAAAATGGAAGGTGAATCATTATTAGAAATGGTAAGTCCCATAGCATTATCATTAATTAGGGAAATTTCACAAGGTTTAGATTTAGAGTTAATTATTCATTTAGGCAACACTTAGATCGGggaaacttatttaaaatttaaagcaactttttttaatagtaatataTAGAGGCTATAAGCGTTGCGTATTTAATTTACTGAAGCAACGCTTTAAATATGTTGCCTAATTGATTAAAGAAAACGCTCATAAGGTGTTGGTTAAAATAAGGTTGCAATAGTCTTATTTTCTTGTAACAAACATGAAGTGTTGCTTTTAACTATTTTCAACAACTCTTTTTAAGCATTGTCTTGAATATATGTTGCAATAGATCAAAAATGTTGTAGTGGCGCTATGCCTCTGATCCTAAGAAATCTACGTTCATGCCCTGTGGATGGTGTTATTTAGCAATTAGCagggaaacaaaataaaaagtgtCATAGAAAAATCTGTGTGAAATGACTTTCAGAATGTGTAGTAGTTTTATGTCTTTATTAGCATGGAGTGATATTGTGTTTGGTTAGTTTTATTAAACAAGATATCCATCCTTTCTTGTTCATGTTTTACGATTATGCTATTAAATTATTCAATTGTTACCATTCATTAATATAGTATTTTCTAACTTGGACATTCAGAAATTTGTGCTCGacattcttttgttttatttttccttaAGTGAAAACTGGGTGTTTATTATACCAAGATAGTTCCTTTAAATGCATCCTCAACTCGAAATTAAAGTTGATGGGGATGGTGAATATAGTGGAAACCTGAAATTAAATAGAAGTGGAAGCCAAAAATTCCTTAAAAAGTATGAGTTAAGCTGGGTGTATTTAATGTTGTTGGTATCTTTGTGTAGTATGTTTACACTTCTTTAATCTTGCAAATACATCTATATATTCTGAATTTTTTAATTAGAGGCCAATAAACGTATTAAATAAAAAGTaaacttttacttttatttaatttttgacttTGTTTTGACTAATTTGTTAGCCAAATAAATGTCTTAATTGAAAGTTATGCCATGATGCAAGTGCCAGAGGCTCAGCTAGCATAGTAGAAGAGCATCTTGGTTGTTGGAGAGCAA
Coding sequences within it:
- the LOC112803327 gene encoding uncharacterized protein, coding for MDKKIIKFKEEIKRIDDMVSNRIYDGTLEARKKALVKCCERWYMRKEVHWKQMSRSRHVNDMDRNTRYFHNIVSARRRNNRIDTLVINGRLVRNQARIKVAIREFYKDLYHQEDSPIMHFRDGLVVQIGEEDAMALEVMPSAEEIREAVWDCESSKAPGCDGYNMNFIKRCWNEIGFEFTAAVMGFFQMARLPADANITWVALAPKFIGAKEIKDLQPISMVEVCV